The following proteins are co-located in the Seriola aureovittata isolate HTS-2021-v1 ecotype China chromosome 7, ASM2101889v1, whole genome shotgun sequence genome:
- the rusc1 gene encoding uncharacterized protein rusc1 isoform X2: MQSSSSSSQPPKPRRFDVSRRTNTLAAPKSHGPGFQREDKNMNTITTSSPRRPTKGPAAPTRTRVGVQPRAPVNQSRFSSQKQGTTISKLAKPKPKNARASAATKIAPAAAPPPPLPSVLPLDPNCNEPSLPCLCCDGRSPQDNNSMFNHNHNNNNTISLRQQLQLPPPPAPLPQGKDGTGAKEQRQPPSQVQAQLEPSACPAASLENEDKHAGESEDLDNKKNVKVEEEDDEEESSGDIDIDDDEEEADNDDDDDDDDTLVPSCCDCPPSLLEFSLSSSTSSSSTSISSCSDLESDCADQSASICSSHDQENLSVAMSPKDHSLPQAPECQPPARSPPSLPLSRNPFTLASHSPIPPCSPDEGYPSALDSPSPDYLGVKGDSEVTKLGLLDFLESVGEFGKMERFSQVIQVARWDLEGEQHWDVLRDRLDHLDRLEKVNREVKLAYIAKLHEKGFDLGDLEEQDLSDVMDEMGNIDIPWKLYKNRGGTMGDSQEFSDAGVDLTAPSDCDDPLVPDSLTPSPVEPPPRPPKPPARHASVSSYLHTYINISRETTSMAVSTSPTLSTFSPNSSSPTFTTFRCEKPLPPSPPSVPPLPASKPVPYLTLYTTPSPPPAIPTPTPPIPPPRKRHLARKEAQRLAALQVEQEKTPLSLPPPTTRPPPLPPPPVISISTSPPAIPPPPALPPPPSFHALDVEIRKLLMLAGLTQAELLKLSPELGVCVGGLEDEGDGDNRLPSRSVESHEFRLQDREEEKEFDAEFVARGGCSSRGKLDGDHRVDIAEEGKKREESKDTQRTTSFTEMARRRKRNGGVTSDHYYSTGLSNTQETKAQSMSFETFHYPPELPDSPPPPPPPRPLPPIPPSLPPLKVSTLPANSAQPERFDWLIAFTPDCDAPPQPLALEMRRSHMETQRKPSSSGSSPGSAPKVTTFKELRFRNKSTCPQTKVITDPDPDPTVITPDADILYNLKWRREKAGTDGNQWEYTSQAQALFMQPPPALTSMAALKEMLKRADEEGGQPELCPSQKIGCSVSDSSLWTMGREWEGEEVKREEKEGKEEEKEEEVEVRGRADGGRTFQSRTTVSSPPLSLAQSSQPYFLHTALPSFRRGYCNSQPFADPRPHNHVGRESTDKHCSTQWTPAASSACIHRDDSSIDLSSGFNCDSLADLSVDSPRDYGNISKQNTLSAYQSISDSKTNDREFVSDSICKFDSLYCSDSEKKHDTDIKSDTPVSGTTEAPGCTTPYKNIDVMMTHSNSISAKDSLYSEKCTHSNTDHNSNKVRTSKELPPLPTYYLYHPKNCPLHRGAPPRLSPIGALSPPHRPGVPPSGAAGSCLSSPLFPRSHTLPALAAPLYYPNLYPPIPPRAPPLPPKLNQAPPQSRVATVRSVSFAGSVQRGETSWMGEDVKFPMRGLGLSSLCLQEKKALVSAVSVAVEAILAQFSSSRTVVQKALSGDSTINPSLGRLVLQCLCPALHSLLTDGLKPHQSDLIAGRRPNSAWGLVQASTKPGPRTQALFNLQARVGELPQLRQSKHRFNAFLLGLLNTKSLDFWLSHLQSCSDVLETYHRPTSFMRLSLTTCQPLFEELLLVLQPLSLLTFNLDLLFQHHHLEPDSHSPEIPSPPCQDAGFQKSTKGSQSKITGSRYMESLSELDIGSPERQAAKEKPSTLADPKNRGSGESTHLGAAPIKASVSLSQTSPQLLWVQEKEIGELPPPDVEEDSLAQQAGQVIQQGWGAVMRWGGRFSQNLVELSLSAGMKEEMKIDLPDLQTQTGSDYTPVSSGGQVPWGFGRLFGASKSPNSPTGHTPPTRRPSQWLAPGVTALTRMVSSSSTPMMRRAAEPQGESEPESDKEVDTLEMKDKPRPLRSVRTLCDHTGAGSELSFCKGEELVVLGGVDQDWIRCRQGDKEGLVPIGYTSLII, encoded by the exons ATGCAGTCCTCTAGCAGCTCCTCTCAGCCTCCAAAGCCGCGGCGCTTTGACGTCAGCAGAAGGACCAATACCTTAGCTGCACCAAAGTCTCATGGCCCTGGTTTTCAGAGGGaggataaaaacatgaacacaatcACCACATCCTCCCCACGCCGGCCTACTAAAGGCCCCGCTGCACCCACCAGGACCAGGGTGGGAGTGCAGCCTCGAGCTCCAGTAAACCAGTCCAGGTTTTCCTCTCAGAAACAGGGTACCACCATCTCCAAACTAGCTAAACCCAAACCCAAGAATGCTCGTGCATCTGCAGCAACCAAAATTGCACCTGCAGCTGCTCCGCCTCCTCCGCTTCCATCCGTTCTCCCTCTTGACCCGAATTGCAACGAGCCGAGCCTCCCGTGTCTGTGCTGCGATGGCCGCTCCCCACAGGACAACAACAGTATGTTCAACCATaaccacaataacaacaacaccaTCTCTCTCAGACAGCAGCtacagcttcctcctcctccggccCCGTTACCCCAGGGGAAGGATGGGACGGGGGCCAAGGAGCAACGTCAACCTCCATCACAAGTGCAGGCCCAGCTGGAGCCCTCTGCCTGCCCTGCTGCCAGTCtggaaaatgaagacaaacatgCAGGTGAAAGCGAGGACCTGgacaacaagaaaaatgtaaaagtagaagaagaagacgacgaAGAAGAGAGCAGTGGGGATATTGATAtcgatgatgatgaagaggaggctgACAAtgatgacgacgacgatgatgatgacactCTGGTGCCCTCATGCTGTGactgccccccctccctcctggagttctcactctcctcttctacctcctcatcctccacttCCATCAGCTCCTGCTCTGATCTGGAGTCTGACTGTGCAGATCAATCCGCCTCCATCTGCTCTTCTCATGACCAAGAAAATCTCTCCGTCGCTATGTCCCCCAAAGACCATTCTCTTCCTCAAGCCCCCGAATGCCAGCCTCCTGCGCGctcacccccatcccttcctcTTAGTCGCAATCCCTTCACCTTAGCATCACATTCCCCGATTCCCCCTTGCTCCCCAGATGAGGGCTATCCCTCGGCCCTGGACTCCCCTTCTCCTGATTATTTAGGAGTCAAAGGGGATTCTGAGGTCACCAAACTAGGTTTGCTCGACTTTCTAGAATCAGTAGGGGAGTTTGGGAAAATGGAGCGCTTCAGCCAGGTGATCCAAGTGGCTCGTTGGGATCTGGAGGGGGAACAGCACTGGGATGTTCTAAGGGATCGGTTAGATCACCTGGATCGCTTGGAGAAAGTCAACCGAGAGGTAAAACTGGCCTACATCGCCAAACTCCATGAGAAGGGATTTGACCTCGGAGACCTGGAGGAACAGGACCTCTCGGATGTCATGGATGAAATGGGCAACATCGACATTCCCTGGAAATTGTATAAAAACCGCGGGGGAACAATGGGAGACTCTCAGGAGTTTTCAGATGCTGGGGTCGACCTCACTGCTCCATCAGACTGCGATGATCCCCTCGTTCCAGATTCCCTCACCCCTTCCCCCGTCGAGCCGCCACCTAGACCCCCGAAGCCTCCAGCGCGTCACGCCAGCGTGAGCTCTTACCTCCACACCTACATCAATATCAGCAGGGAGACCACTTCCATGGCTGTCTCCACGTCTCCTACACTGTCTACTTTCTCCCCTAACTCATCATCCCCCACGTTCACCACTTTTAGGTGCGAGAAACCCCTACCTCCATCTCCACCATCagttcctcctctccctgcctctAAACCGGTACCTTATCTCACCCTCTATACCActccttctccacctccagctATCCCAACCCCAACTCCTCCCATCCCTCCCCCTCGGAAGCGCCACCTTGCCAGGAAGGAGGCACAGCGGCTTGCTGCTCTTCAAGTCGAACAGGAAAAGACCCCGCTGTCGCTACCACCTCCTACCACGCGGccaccacctcttcctcctccacctgttaTCTCTATCTCCACATCCCCCCCTGCCATACCACCTCCACCTGCCCtgcctcctcccccctccttccaTGCCCTGGATGTAGAGATTCGGAAGTTATTGATGCTTGCAGGATTGACCCAAGCTGAGCTCCTCAAACTCAGCCCAGAGCTTGGTGTCTGCGTCGGAGGGTTAGAGGATGAGGGAGATGGAGATAATCGTCTTCCATCTAGATCTGTGGAGTCACATGAGTTCAGACTAcaagacagggaggaggagaaggaattTGATGCTGAATTCGTGGCTAGAGGtggatgcagcagcagaggaaagttGGATGGAGATCATAGAGTAGATATCGCTGAAGAaggcaaaaagagagaggagagcaaagacacacaaaggaCCACCTCCTTCACAGAGATGgcaagaagaaggaagaggaacgGTGGTGTGACTTCCGACCATTACTACAGCACTGGTCTTAGCAATACACAAGAGACTAAAGCACAGAGCATGAGCTTTGAGACTTTCCATTATCCTCCTGAGTTACCAGAttcacctccccctcctcctcctcctcgccccTTACCACCAATCCCCCCGTCTTTGCCACCCCTCAAAGTCAGCACTCTCCCTGCCAACTCTGCACAACCTGAGCGATTTGATTGGCTTATAGCGTTCACACCTGATTGTGACGCCCCGCCACAGCCTCTGGCCCTGGAAATGAGAAGATCTCACATGGAAACCCAAAGGAAGCCCAGTTCGTCAGGGTCATCTCCAGGGTCAGCGCCAAAAGTCACAACTTTCAAAGAGCTGCGTTTCCGCAACAAGAGCACTTGCCCCCAAACAAAGGTGATCACTGACCCAGACCCTGACCCCACAGTCATCACTCCAGATGCAGATATACTGTACAACCtgaagtggaggagagagaaggcagGCACCGATGGCAACCAGTGGGAATACACCTCTCAGGCTCAGGCCCTGTTCATGCAGCCGCCGCCGGCTCTCACCTCAATGGCTGCTCTGAAGGAAATGCTCAAGAGAGCTGACGAGGAGGGCGGTCAACCGGAGCTGTGCCCATCACAGAAGATTGGCTGCTCAGTCAGTGACAGCAGCCTGTGGACCATGGGCAGAGAGTGGGAGGGTGAGGAAGttaagagggaggaaaaggaagggaaggaagaagaaaaagaggaggaggtggaggtgagagGACGTGCCGATGGAGGAAGGACTTTTCAATCAAGAACTACAG TTTCCTCCCCCCCACTCTCCCTCGCCCAGTCCTCCCAACCCTACTTCCTCCACACTGCCCTCCCTTCCTTTCGCAGAGGCTACTGTAACTCCCAACCCTTTGCAGATCCAAGGCCCCACAACCATGTAGGCAGGGAGTCTacagacaaacactgcagcacacagtGGACCCCTGCTGCCAGCTCAGCTTGTATCCACAGAGATGATTCCAGCATTGATTTAAGCTCTGGGTTTAACTGCGATTCCCTGGCTGATCTCAGTGTAGACTCTCCTCGTGATTATGGGAATATCTCTAAGCAAAACACACTCTCGGCATACCAATCTATCAGCGATTCCAAAACTAACGACAGGGAGTTTGTGTCTGACTCCATTTGTAAGTTTGACTCTCTCTACTGCAGTGACTCAGAGAAGAAGCATGACACAGACATTAAGTCAGATACACCTGTTAGTGGCACCACTGAGGCACCAGGTTGCACCACTCCATATAAGAACATAGATGTCATGATGACACATTCAAACAGCATCAGTGCTAAGGATTCCCTGTATTCAGAAAagtgcacacactcaaacactgacCACAACAGCAACAAGGTCAGGACATCCAAAgaacttcctcctctccccactTATTACCTGTACCACCCTAAGAACTGCCCTCTGCACAGGGGTGCCCCTCCACGCCTCTCCCCTATCGGAGccctctcccctccccaccGCCCCGGAGTGCCCCCCTCAGGCGCAGCAGGCTCCTGCCTCAGCTCCCCGCTTTTCCCCCGCTCGCACACCTTGCCTGCCCTTGCTGCTCCCCTCTACTATCCAAACCTCTACCCTCCTATACCGCCCAGGGCGCCCCCCCTACCCCCAAAACTCAACCAGGCTCCTCCGCAGTCACGCGTGGCGA CTGTTCGCAGTGTCTCATTCGCTGGCTCCGTACAGAGGGGAGAGACGTCCTGGATGGGCGAAGATGTGAAGTTTCCAATGAGAGGTCTCGgcctgtcctctctgtgtctgcaggagaAGAAAG CTCTGGTCAGTGCGGTCAGTGTGGCGGTGGAAGCCATTTTGGCCCAGTTCAGCTCTTCTCGGACTGTAGTTCAGAAG gccTTATCAGGAGACAGCACTATAAATCCATCTCTGGGCCGTCTGGTGCTGCAGTGCCTCTGCCCCGCCCTGCACAGCTTGCTGACCGATGGCTTAAAACCCCACCAGAGTGACCTGATTGCAGGCAGGAGGCCAAACTCTGCCTGGGGCCTGGTCCAGGCCTCCACCAAGCCAG GTCCTAGAACGCAAGCCTTGTTCAACCTACAAGCTCGAGTCGGGGAGCTTCCCCAGCTcagacagagcaaacacaggTTCAATGCGTTCCTCCTTGGCCTACTGAA TACCAAATCTCTTGACTTCTGGCTGTCTCACCTTCAGTCCTGCAGTG atgTGTTGGAGACATACCACCGTCCCACCTCCTTTATGCGTCTGTCCCTGACCACCTGCCAGCCTCTGTTCGAGGAGCTGCTGCTCGTGTTGCAGCCTCTCAGCCTGTTGACCTTCAACCTCGACCTGCTTTTCCAGCACCACCATTTGGAGCCAGACAGTCACAGCCCAGAGATCCCCAGTCCGCCCTGTCAGGATGCAGGGTTCCAGAAGTCCACAAAGGGGTCCCAATCCAAAATCACAGGCAGCAGATATATGGAAAGCCTCTCAGAATTAGACATTGGAAGCCCGGAACGTCAGGCAGCTAAAGAAAAACCCTCAACATTGGCTGATCCAAAGAACAGAGGATCAGGGGAGTCGACACATCTCGGTGCTGCTCCCATAAAGGCTTCGGTCTCTCTCAGTCAGACAAGTCCTCAGCTGTTGTGGGTGCAGGAGAAGGAAATTGGAGAGTTACCTCCTCCTGATGTTGAGGAGGACAGCCTTGCTCAGCAGGCAGGACAG gTGATCCAACAGGGGTGGGGGGCGGTGATGCGCTGGGGAGGTCGATTTAGCCAGAACCTGGTTGAGCTGAGCCTGTCTGCAGGgatgaaggaggaaatgaagATAGATTTGCCGGACCTCCAGacccagacaggaagtgactaCACTCCGGTTAGCAGTGGTGGTCAGGTTCCCTGGGGTTTTGGTCGGCTGTTTGGAGCCTCTAAAAGCCCCAACAGCCCAACAGGTCACACACCGCCAACCAG GCGTCCCTCTCAGTGGTTGGCTCCTGGTGTTACAGCACTGACCAGAAtggtgagcagcagctccacccCGATGATGAGGAGGGCCGCGGAGCCTCAGGGAGAAAGTGAGCCAGAGTCAGACAAAGAGGTCGACACACTGGAGATGAAGGACAAACCCCGACCACTCAG GTCAGTACGAACGCTGTGCGACCACACAGGGGCGGGTTCGGAGCTCAGCTTCTGCAAAGGCGAGGAACTCGTGGTGTTAGGAGGCGTCGACCAAGACTGGATTCGCTGTCGTCAGGGGGACAAAGAGGGGCTGGTACCTATTGGCTACACGTCCCTCATCATATGA
- the rusc1 gene encoding uncharacterized protein rusc1 isoform X3, whose product MQSSSSSSQPPKPRRFDVSRRTNTLAAPKSHGPGFQREDKNMNTITTSSPRRPTKGPAAPTRTRVGVQPRAPVNQSRFSSQKQGTTISKLAKPKPKNARASAATKIAPAAAPPPPLPSVLPLDPNCNEPSLPCLCCDGRSPQDNNSMFNHNHNNNNTISLRQQLQLPPPPAPLPQGKDGTGAKEQRQPPSQVQAQLEPSACPAASLENEDKHAGESEDLDNKKNVKVEEEDDEEESSGDIDIDDDEEEADNDDDDDDDDTLVPSCCDCPPSLLEFSLSSSTSSSSTSISSCSDLESDCADQSASICSSHDQENLSVAMSPKDHSLPQAPECQPPARSPPSLPLSRNPFTLASHSPIPPCSPDEGYPSALDSPSPDYLGVKGDSEVTKLGLLDFLESVGEFGKMERFSQVIQVARWDLEGEQHWDVLRDRLDHLDRLEKVNREVKLAYIAKLHEKGFDLGDLEEQDLSDVMDEMGNIDIPWKLYKNRGGTMGDSQEFSDAGVDLTAPSDCDDPLVPDSLTPSPVEPPPRPPKPPARHASVSSYLHTYINISRETTSMAVSTSPTLSTFSPNSSSPTFTTFRCEKPLPPSPPSVPPLPASKPVPYLTLYTTPSPPPAIPTPTPPIPPPRKRHLARKEAQRLAALQVEQEKTPLSLPPPTTRPPPLPPPPVISISTSPPAIPPPPALPPPPSFHALDVEIRKLLMLAGLTQAELLKLSPELGVCVGGLEDEGDGDNRLPSRSVESHEFRLQDREEEKEFDAEFVARGGCSSRGKLDGDHRVDIAEEGKKREESKDTQRTTSFTEMARRRKRNGGVTSDHYYSTGLSNTQETKAQSMSFETFHYPPELPDSPPPPPPPRPLPPIPPSLPPLKVSTLPANSAQPERFDWLIAFTPDCDAPPQPLALEMRRSHMETQRKPSSSGSSPGSAPKVTTFKELRFRNKSTCPQTKVITDPDPDPTVITPDADILYNLKWRREKAGTDGNQWEYTSQAQALFMQPPPALTSMAALKEMLKRADEEGGQPELCPSQKIGCSVSDSSLWTMGREWEGEEVKREEKEGKEEEKEEEVEVRGRADGGRTFQSRTTAVRSVSFAGSVQRGETSWMGEDVKFPMRGLGLSSLCLQEKKALVSAVSVAVEAILAQFSSSRTVVQKSLSVNKALSGDSTINPSLGRLVLQCLCPALHSLLTDGLKPHQSDLIAGRRPNSAWGLVQASTKPGPRTQALFNLQARVGELPQLRQSKHRFNAFLLGLLNTKSLDFWLSHLQSCSDVLETYHRPTSFMRLSLTTCQPLFEELLLVLQPLSLLTFNLDLLFQHHHLEPDSHSPEIPSPPCQDAGFQKSTKGSQSKITGSRYMESLSELDIGSPERQAAKEKPSTLADPKNRGSGESTHLGAAPIKASVSLSQTSPQLLWVQEKEIGELPPPDVEEDSLAQQAGQVIQQGWGAVMRWGGRFSQNLVELSLSAGMKEEMKIDLPDLQTQTGSDYTPVSSGGQVPWGFGRLFGASKSPNSPTGHTPPTRRPSQWLAPGVTALTRMVSSSSTPMMRRAAEPQGESEPESDKEVDTLEMKDKPRPLRSVRTLCDHTGAGSELSFCKGEELVVLGGVDQDWIRCRQGDKEGLVPIGYTSLII is encoded by the exons ATGCAGTCCTCTAGCAGCTCCTCTCAGCCTCCAAAGCCGCGGCGCTTTGACGTCAGCAGAAGGACCAATACCTTAGCTGCACCAAAGTCTCATGGCCCTGGTTTTCAGAGGGaggataaaaacatgaacacaatcACCACATCCTCCCCACGCCGGCCTACTAAAGGCCCCGCTGCACCCACCAGGACCAGGGTGGGAGTGCAGCCTCGAGCTCCAGTAAACCAGTCCAGGTTTTCCTCTCAGAAACAGGGTACCACCATCTCCAAACTAGCTAAACCCAAACCCAAGAATGCTCGTGCATCTGCAGCAACCAAAATTGCACCTGCAGCTGCTCCGCCTCCTCCGCTTCCATCCGTTCTCCCTCTTGACCCGAATTGCAACGAGCCGAGCCTCCCGTGTCTGTGCTGCGATGGCCGCTCCCCACAGGACAACAACAGTATGTTCAACCATaaccacaataacaacaacaccaTCTCTCTCAGACAGCAGCtacagcttcctcctcctccggccCCGTTACCCCAGGGGAAGGATGGGACGGGGGCCAAGGAGCAACGTCAACCTCCATCACAAGTGCAGGCCCAGCTGGAGCCCTCTGCCTGCCCTGCTGCCAGTCtggaaaatgaagacaaacatgCAGGTGAAAGCGAGGACCTGgacaacaagaaaaatgtaaaagtagaagaagaagacgacgaAGAAGAGAGCAGTGGGGATATTGATAtcgatgatgatgaagaggaggctgACAAtgatgacgacgacgatgatgatgacactCTGGTGCCCTCATGCTGTGactgccccccctccctcctggagttctcactctcctcttctacctcctcatcctccacttCCATCAGCTCCTGCTCTGATCTGGAGTCTGACTGTGCAGATCAATCCGCCTCCATCTGCTCTTCTCATGACCAAGAAAATCTCTCCGTCGCTATGTCCCCCAAAGACCATTCTCTTCCTCAAGCCCCCGAATGCCAGCCTCCTGCGCGctcacccccatcccttcctcTTAGTCGCAATCCCTTCACCTTAGCATCACATTCCCCGATTCCCCCTTGCTCCCCAGATGAGGGCTATCCCTCGGCCCTGGACTCCCCTTCTCCTGATTATTTAGGAGTCAAAGGGGATTCTGAGGTCACCAAACTAGGTTTGCTCGACTTTCTAGAATCAGTAGGGGAGTTTGGGAAAATGGAGCGCTTCAGCCAGGTGATCCAAGTGGCTCGTTGGGATCTGGAGGGGGAACAGCACTGGGATGTTCTAAGGGATCGGTTAGATCACCTGGATCGCTTGGAGAAAGTCAACCGAGAGGTAAAACTGGCCTACATCGCCAAACTCCATGAGAAGGGATTTGACCTCGGAGACCTGGAGGAACAGGACCTCTCGGATGTCATGGATGAAATGGGCAACATCGACATTCCCTGGAAATTGTATAAAAACCGCGGGGGAACAATGGGAGACTCTCAGGAGTTTTCAGATGCTGGGGTCGACCTCACTGCTCCATCAGACTGCGATGATCCCCTCGTTCCAGATTCCCTCACCCCTTCCCCCGTCGAGCCGCCACCTAGACCCCCGAAGCCTCCAGCGCGTCACGCCAGCGTGAGCTCTTACCTCCACACCTACATCAATATCAGCAGGGAGACCACTTCCATGGCTGTCTCCACGTCTCCTACACTGTCTACTTTCTCCCCTAACTCATCATCCCCCACGTTCACCACTTTTAGGTGCGAGAAACCCCTACCTCCATCTCCACCATCagttcctcctctccctgcctctAAACCGGTACCTTATCTCACCCTCTATACCActccttctccacctccagctATCCCAACCCCAACTCCTCCCATCCCTCCCCCTCGGAAGCGCCACCTTGCCAGGAAGGAGGCACAGCGGCTTGCTGCTCTTCAAGTCGAACAGGAAAAGACCCCGCTGTCGCTACCACCTCCTACCACGCGGccaccacctcttcctcctccacctgttaTCTCTATCTCCACATCCCCCCCTGCCATACCACCTCCACCTGCCCtgcctcctcccccctccttccaTGCCCTGGATGTAGAGATTCGGAAGTTATTGATGCTTGCAGGATTGACCCAAGCTGAGCTCCTCAAACTCAGCCCAGAGCTTGGTGTCTGCGTCGGAGGGTTAGAGGATGAGGGAGATGGAGATAATCGTCTTCCATCTAGATCTGTGGAGTCACATGAGTTCAGACTAcaagacagggaggaggagaaggaattTGATGCTGAATTCGTGGCTAGAGGtggatgcagcagcagaggaaagttGGATGGAGATCATAGAGTAGATATCGCTGAAGAaggcaaaaagagagaggagagcaaagacacacaaaggaCCACCTCCTTCACAGAGATGgcaagaagaaggaagaggaacgGTGGTGTGACTTCCGACCATTACTACAGCACTGGTCTTAGCAATACACAAGAGACTAAAGCACAGAGCATGAGCTTTGAGACTTTCCATTATCCTCCTGAGTTACCAGAttcacctccccctcctcctcctcctcgccccTTACCACCAATCCCCCCGTCTTTGCCACCCCTCAAAGTCAGCACTCTCCCTGCCAACTCTGCACAACCTGAGCGATTTGATTGGCTTATAGCGTTCACACCTGATTGTGACGCCCCGCCACAGCCTCTGGCCCTGGAAATGAGAAGATCTCACATGGAAACCCAAAGGAAGCCCAGTTCGTCAGGGTCATCTCCAGGGTCAGCGCCAAAAGTCACAACTTTCAAAGAGCTGCGTTTCCGCAACAAGAGCACTTGCCCCCAAACAAAGGTGATCACTGACCCAGACCCTGACCCCACAGTCATCACTCCAGATGCAGATATACTGTACAACCtgaagtggaggagagagaaggcagGCACCGATGGCAACCAGTGGGAATACACCTCTCAGGCTCAGGCCCTGTTCATGCAGCCGCCGCCGGCTCTCACCTCAATGGCTGCTCTGAAGGAAATGCTCAAGAGAGCTGACGAGGAGGGCGGTCAACCGGAGCTGTGCCCATCACAGAAGATTGGCTGCTCAGTCAGTGACAGCAGCCTGTGGACCATGGGCAGAGAGTGGGAGGGTGAGGAAGttaagagggaggaaaaggaagggaaggaagaagaaaaagaggaggaggtggaggtgagagGACGTGCCGATGGAGGAAGGACTTTTCAATCAAGAACTACAG CTGTTCGCAGTGTCTCATTCGCTGGCTCCGTACAGAGGGGAGAGACGTCCTGGATGGGCGAAGATGTGAAGTTTCCAATGAGAGGTCTCGgcctgtcctctctgtgtctgcaggagaAGAAAG CTCTGGTCAGTGCGGTCAGTGTGGCGGTGGAAGCCATTTTGGCCCAGTTCAGCTCTTCTCGGACTGTAGTTCAGAAG TCTCTCTCAGTTAACAAG gccTTATCAGGAGACAGCACTATAAATCCATCTCTGGGCCGTCTGGTGCTGCAGTGCCTCTGCCCCGCCCTGCACAGCTTGCTGACCGATGGCTTAAAACCCCACCAGAGTGACCTGATTGCAGGCAGGAGGCCAAACTCTGCCTGGGGCCTGGTCCAGGCCTCCACCAAGCCAG GTCCTAGAACGCAAGCCTTGTTCAACCTACAAGCTCGAGTCGGGGAGCTTCCCCAGCTcagacagagcaaacacaggTTCAATGCGTTCCTCCTTGGCCTACTGAA TACCAAATCTCTTGACTTCTGGCTGTCTCACCTTCAGTCCTGCAGTG atgTGTTGGAGACATACCACCGTCCCACCTCCTTTATGCGTCTGTCCCTGACCACCTGCCAGCCTCTGTTCGAGGAGCTGCTGCTCGTGTTGCAGCCTCTCAGCCTGTTGACCTTCAACCTCGACCTGCTTTTCCAGCACCACCATTTGGAGCCAGACAGTCACAGCCCAGAGATCCCCAGTCCGCCCTGTCAGGATGCAGGGTTCCAGAAGTCCACAAAGGGGTCCCAATCCAAAATCACAGGCAGCAGATATATGGAAAGCCTCTCAGAATTAGACATTGGAAGCCCGGAACGTCAGGCAGCTAAAGAAAAACCCTCAACATTGGCTGATCCAAAGAACAGAGGATCAGGGGAGTCGACACATCTCGGTGCTGCTCCCATAAAGGCTTCGGTCTCTCTCAGTCAGACAAGTCCTCAGCTGTTGTGGGTGCAGGAGAAGGAAATTGGAGAGTTACCTCCTCCTGATGTTGAGGAGGACAGCCTTGCTCAGCAGGCAGGACAG gTGATCCAACAGGGGTGGGGGGCGGTGATGCGCTGGGGAGGTCGATTTAGCCAGAACCTGGTTGAGCTGAGCCTGTCTGCAGGgatgaaggaggaaatgaagATAGATTTGCCGGACCTCCAGacccagacaggaagtgactaCACTCCGGTTAGCAGTGGTGGTCAGGTTCCCTGGGGTTTTGGTCGGCTGTTTGGAGCCTCTAAAAGCCCCAACAGCCCAACAGGTCACACACCGCCAACCAG GCGTCCCTCTCAGTGGTTGGCTCCTGGTGTTACAGCACTGACCAGAAtggtgagcagcagctccacccCGATGATGAGGAGGGCCGCGGAGCCTCAGGGAGAAAGTGAGCCAGAGTCAGACAAAGAGGTCGACACACTGGAGATGAAGGACAAACCCCGACCACTCAG GTCAGTACGAACGCTGTGCGACCACACAGGGGCGGGTTCGGAGCTCAGCTTCTGCAAAGGCGAGGAACTCGTGGTGTTAGGAGGCGTCGACCAAGACTGGATTCGCTGTCGTCAGGGGGACAAAGAGGGGCTGGTACCTATTGGCTACACGTCCCTCATCATATGA